One genomic window of Streptomonospora nanhaiensis includes the following:
- a CDS encoding 16S rRNA (uracil(1498)-N(3))-methyltransferase, whose translation MTPPVFLAEAGDLAADTVVLSGPEGRHAAAVRRLEPGETVHLVDGAGTRARCRVTEVGRDTVVCAVEERGTDPLPRPELTVVQALPKGDRGELAVEVMTEAGVDRVVPWAAERCVTRWKPERAAKALAKWRSAAREAAKQARRSRIPEVTGLARTADVAALARGADLAIVLHESAQERLAVLPLPAAVAASEPSGGIVVVVGPEGGFSDAELAALADAGAVRALLGPTVLRTSTAGVAALAVLQARCGRW comes from the coding sequence GTGACCCCACCGGTGTTCCTCGCCGAGGCGGGCGACCTCGCCGCCGACACCGTCGTGCTGTCGGGGCCCGAGGGCCGGCACGCGGCGGCGGTGCGGCGGCTGGAGCCCGGCGAGACCGTCCACCTGGTCGACGGCGCCGGCACGCGCGCCCGCTGCCGGGTGACCGAGGTCGGCCGGGACACGGTCGTGTGCGCGGTCGAGGAGCGCGGCACCGACCCCCTGCCGCGCCCGGAGCTGACCGTGGTGCAGGCGCTGCCCAAGGGCGACCGCGGCGAGCTGGCCGTGGAGGTCATGACCGAGGCCGGGGTGGACCGCGTGGTGCCGTGGGCCGCCGAGCGGTGCGTGACCCGCTGGAAGCCCGAGCGGGCGGCCAAGGCGCTGGCCAAGTGGCGCTCGGCGGCGCGCGAGGCCGCCAAGCAGGCGCGGCGCAGCCGGATCCCCGAGGTCACCGGCCTCGCGCGCACCGCCGACGTGGCCGCGCTGGCGCGGGGGGCGGACCTGGCGATCGTGCTGCACGAGTCCGCACAGGAGCGGCTGGCCGTGCTGCCCCTGCCCGCCGCCGTGGCGGCGAGCGAGCCCTCCGGCGGGATCGTGGTCGTGGTGGGCCCCGAGGGCGGGTTCAGCGACGCCGAACTCGCCGCCCTGGCCGACGCCGGCGCCGTGCGGGCGCTGCTGGGCCCCACCGTGCTGCGGACCTCGACAGCGGGCGT